A region of Halobellus limi DNA encodes the following proteins:
- a CDS encoding ArsR/SmtB family transcription factor: MTEEADPSDIFATLDDEYARDILVATKTDRLSAKELSEECDMSRPTVSRRVTRLVEQGLLEEYTHVDPGGRHYSEYEARLERVEVLLQAEGFDVQIDVRPDPADRITSIFEEMRGD; encoded by the coding sequence GTGACTGAGGAGGCCGACCCGTCGGACATCTTCGCCACGCTCGACGACGAGTATGCCCGCGACATCCTCGTGGCGACGAAGACCGACCGACTCTCCGCGAAGGAGCTCAGCGAGGAATGCGATATGTCACGCCCGACCGTCTCGCGGCGTGTCACCCGCCTCGTCGAGCAGGGCCTCCTCGAGGAGTACACGCACGTCGACCCCGGCGGACGGCACTACAGCGAGTACGAGGCGCGACTCGAGCGTGTCGAAGTACTCCTCCAAGCAGAGGGCTTCGACGTGCAGATCGATGTTCGGCCGGACCCCGCCGACCGGATTACGTCCATCTTCGAGGAAATGCGGGGAGACTGA
- a CDS encoding DUF7521 family protein, which translates to MEHTLFVIGKLFTTALALVIAYQAYRGYQRHHTQLLLYVAAGFALVGLGGLLEGVLFELLQVSIFEAGFVAALVTAAGMLSILYALYAPNP; encoded by the coding sequence ATGGAACACACGTTATTCGTCATCGGCAAGCTGTTCACGACCGCCCTGGCGCTGGTGATCGCCTACCAGGCCTATCGCGGATACCAACGGCATCACACGCAGTTACTCCTGTACGTCGCCGCCGGCTTCGCATTGGTCGGGCTTGGCGGCCTCCTTGAAGGCGTCCTCTTCGAACTCCTCCAGGTGTCGATCTTCGAAGCAGGATTCGTCGCAGCACTCGTCACCGCAGCCGGGATGCTGTCTATCCTCTACGCCCTGTATGCCCCGAATCCATAA
- a CDS encoding heavy-metal-associated domain-containing protein: MTTTIIVEGMTCGHCEQTVEEALEEVSGVTDVTVDRESEQASVDGEANVTALVEAVEDAGYTAYA; encoded by the coding sequence ATGACGACGACGATCATCGTGGAAGGCATGACGTGCGGTCACTGTGAGCAGACGGTCGAAGAGGCCCTCGAAGAGGTATCCGGCGTGACTGACGTGACCGTCGACAGGGAGAGCGAACAGGCGAGCGTCGATGGTGAGGCAAATGTCACAGCTCTCGTGGAGGCCGTCGAAGACGCCGGGTACACCGCTTACGCCTGA
- a CDS encoding copper-translocating P-type ATPase, giving the protein MDDHKDTNENLPGGEHQQDDSSHQHEHGEQDESDAESDEQRVEQDLLEEEAHPAAESETVLDEQHEHAGHEGEGHDHGSHEGHGEGHGGMHKGHEQMFRRRFFVSTLLSIPVLLYSEMLQEWLGFSVPAFPGSEWINPVFAVIVFAYGGMPFLQMAVPELKDRSPGMMTLISMAITVAFVYSLASVVFPTQSAFFWELVTLIDIMLLGHWIEMRSVRRASSALDELAKLMPDTAERITDDGETEEVPVSELSEGDLVLVRPGASVPADGTVEEGDSDVNESMITGESKPVSKEPGDEVIGGTINGDGSLRVRVGATGEETTLAGIMRLVEEAQQSKSKTQVLADRAAGWLFYVALGAAVVTAIAWTVAVSFDATVIERVVTVLVIACPHALGLAIPLVVAINTSLAARNGMLVRDRIAMEDARNLDAIIFDKTGTLTEGEHGVVDMATVDGVDEDDALGLAAAVESDSEHMIARAIREAADERDVTTPDATAFEAIKGKGVRANVDGNEVYVGGPNLLAQLDSEIPDHLQHFADEAGQNAQTVVYLVRDGELIAAFAMADVIREESYRVVDALHDLGIEVAMLTGDSQDVANAVADELGIDTVFAEVLPQDKDEKVQELQDQGKLVGMVGDGVNDAPALTRADVGIAIGSGTDVAVQSADVILVQNNPMDVVRLVKLSKASYRKMQENIVWAAGYNVFAIPLAAGVLAPIGILLSPAVGALLMSLSTVIVAINAQLLRRVDLSIPELPSGTPATDAQPAD; this is encoded by the coding sequence ATGGACGACCACAAAGATACAAATGAGAATCTCCCTGGAGGGGAACACCAGCAGGACGACAGCAGTCACCAGCACGAACACGGCGAGCAGGATGAATCGGACGCCGAGTCGGACGAGCAGCGGGTAGAACAGGACCTACTGGAAGAAGAGGCACACCCTGCTGCGGAGAGTGAGACAGTGCTCGACGAGCAGCACGAGCACGCTGGACACGAGGGCGAAGGACACGACCACGGTTCCCATGAGGGCCACGGTGAGGGGCATGGCGGGATGCACAAGGGCCACGAGCAGATGTTCCGCCGGCGCTTCTTCGTCTCGACGCTCCTGTCGATCCCAGTCCTGCTATACAGCGAAATGCTGCAGGAGTGGCTCGGGTTCTCCGTCCCCGCGTTCCCGGGCAGCGAGTGGATCAACCCCGTCTTCGCGGTCATCGTCTTCGCGTACGGTGGGATGCCGTTCCTCCAGATGGCGGTACCGGAGCTGAAAGATCGGTCGCCGGGGATGATGACGCTCATCTCGATGGCGATCACCGTCGCGTTCGTCTACAGCCTCGCGAGCGTGGTCTTCCCGACGCAGTCGGCGTTCTTCTGGGAGCTCGTCACGCTGATCGACATCATGCTGCTGGGCCACTGGATCGAGATGCGGTCGGTCCGGCGGGCCTCCAGCGCGCTCGACGAACTGGCGAAACTGATGCCAGACACCGCCGAGCGTATCACCGACGACGGGGAGACCGAAGAAGTTCCCGTCAGTGAGCTCTCGGAAGGCGATCTCGTGCTCGTCCGGCCGGGCGCGAGTGTCCCTGCTGACGGCACCGTCGAGGAGGGTGACTCCGACGTCAACGAGTCGATGATCACCGGCGAGTCCAAGCCCGTCTCGAAAGAGCCTGGCGACGAGGTCATCGGCGGCACCATCAACGGCGACGGGAGTCTCCGTGTTCGCGTCGGTGCGACGGGCGAGGAGACAACACTCGCGGGCATCATGCGCCTCGTCGAGGAAGCTCAACAGAGCAAGTCCAAGACGCAAGTGTTGGCCGACCGGGCGGCCGGCTGGCTGTTCTACGTCGCGCTCGGGGCGGCAGTCGTGACCGCGATTGCGTGGACGGTCGCAGTCTCGTTCGACGCGACGGTCATCGAGCGAGTCGTGACGGTGCTCGTCATCGCCTGCCCACACGCCCTCGGGCTCGCCATCCCGCTGGTCGTCGCGATCAACACCTCACTTGCAGCGCGCAACGGGATGCTCGTCCGCGACCGAATTGCGATGGAGGACGCGCGGAACTTGGATGCCATCATCTTCGACAAGACAGGGACGCTTACTGAGGGTGAACACGGCGTCGTGGATATGGCGACCGTCGACGGCGTTGACGAGGACGACGCGCTCGGGCTGGCGGCAGCCGTCGAGAGTGACTCCGAACACATGATCGCCCGAGCGATCCGTGAGGCCGCCGACGAGCGAGATGTAACTACTCCTGACGCGACAGCCTTCGAGGCGATTAAAGGCAAGGGTGTCCGGGCGAATGTCGACGGAAACGAGGTGTACGTCGGTGGCCCGAACCTGTTGGCCCAACTCGATAGCGAAATTCCCGACCATCTCCAGCACTTCGCTGACGAGGCCGGTCAGAACGCCCAGACTGTGGTGTATCTCGTTCGTGACGGAGAGCTGATCGCCGCCTTCGCGATGGCCGACGTGATCCGCGAGGAGAGTTATCGAGTCGTCGACGCCCTCCACGATCTGGGCATCGAGGTGGCGATGCTGACTGGGGATTCCCAGGACGTCGCCAACGCTGTCGCCGACGAACTGGGCATCGACACGGTGTTCGCGGAGGTCCTACCCCAAGACAAGGACGAGAAAGTCCAGGAACTCCAGGACCAGGGCAAACTCGTGGGGATGGTCGGCGACGGCGTCAACGACGCGCCGGCGCTGACGCGAGCCGACGTCGGCATTGCGATCGGGAGTGGCACCGACGTCGCGGTCCAGTCGGCCGACGTTATTCTCGTGCAGAACAACCCGATGGACGTCGTTCGGCTGGTGAAGCTCAGTAAGGCGAGCTACCGGAAGATGCAGGAGAACATCGTCTGGGCCGCCGGCTACAACGTCTTCGCGATTCCGCTCGCAGCAGGCGTGTTGGCACCGATTGGGATTCTGCTGTCCCCCGCTGTGGGTGCACTTCTGATGTCGTTGAGTACAGTAATCGTCGCGATCAACGCTCAGCTGCTCCGCCGCGTGGACCTGTCCATCCCCGAGCTTCCAAGCGGGACACCAGCGACTGACGCACAACCTGCAGACTGA
- a CDS encoding PadR family transcriptional regulator: protein MHDLTGFQRDILYVTTGLEEPHGLAIKDELDDYYEQEINHGRLYPNLDDLVNKGLLEKGELDKRTNVYTVTQRGLREIEARREWESQYLEDVNAPTPS, encoded by the coding sequence ATGCACGATCTAACTGGGTTCCAGCGGGATATCTTGTACGTAACCACCGGGCTCGAGGAACCACATGGGCTCGCAATCAAGGACGAACTCGACGACTACTACGAGCAGGAGATCAATCATGGCCGCCTCTATCCGAATCTCGACGATCTCGTCAACAAAGGACTGCTGGAGAAGGGTGAACTCGACAAGCGGACGAACGTGTATACGGTCACGCAACGGGGATTACGGGAAATCGAGGCGCGACGTGAGTGGGAAAGTCAGTATTTAGAAGATGTGAACGCACCCACTCCGTCGTAG
- a CDS encoding DUF1931 domain-containing protein produces MSDLIVKAAVKDELSEHNVSADFYDALNEEVAELLDDAAERAEANDRKTVQPRDL; encoded by the coding sequence ATGTCTGACCTCATCGTCAAAGCAGCCGTGAAGGACGAACTTTCGGAGCACAACGTCTCGGCAGATTTCTACGACGCCCTCAACGAAGAGGTCGCCGAACTGCTCGACGACGCCGCAGAGCGTGCTGAGGCCAACGACCGGAAGACGGTCCAGCCCCGCGACCTGTAG
- the xseA gene encoding exodeoxyribonuclease VII large subunit, translated as MADAPDTERQAVEPDAREVLSVSQLNDRIASVVQDTPALNGVRCIGEVTDLHKNSTALYFTLTDGEAELPCMIWANRYREMDADLEDGTEVILEGDIDYWVEGGKIDLKPWEVIVVGDGDQAAAVERLRSELEERGWFDDEQKQQPPAFPERVGVVTSLRGDARYDIQNAIHGQDPTVDILVKDATVQGSNAPTSIANGIHHLDRSEDVDAIIVGRGGGSDSNLQAFNTERVAEAIFTTNTPIVTAIGHTDDRLIADRVADMAAITPTAAGEYIAKSRNDFLASEIEPLEQQLEAAYETFEQEHEHEQELAEAVEEATAPEGLPPVYYKAAIAVLLLLLLLITALWLGVI; from the coding sequence ATGGCGGACGCACCGGATACCGAACGGCAGGCGGTCGAACCCGATGCGAGAGAGGTCCTTAGCGTGTCACAGCTGAACGACCGGATCGCGTCGGTCGTCCAGGACACGCCTGCCCTCAACGGTGTCCGCTGTATCGGCGAGGTCACTGACCTCCACAAGAACAGTACGGCGCTCTACTTCACGCTCACCGACGGCGAGGCCGAGCTCCCCTGCATGATCTGGGCGAACCGTTACCGGGAGATGGACGCTGACCTCGAGGACGGGACCGAAGTCATCCTCGAGGGCGATATCGACTACTGGGTCGAAGGTGGGAAAATCGACCTCAAACCGTGGGAAGTGATCGTCGTCGGCGACGGCGACCAGGCGGCTGCCGTCGAGCGACTGCGAAGCGAACTCGAAGAGCGTGGCTGGTTCGACGACGAGCAGAAACAGCAACCGCCGGCGTTCCCGGAGCGGGTCGGCGTCGTCACGTCCCTTCGAGGAGACGCCCGGTACGACATCCAGAACGCGATTCACGGACAGGACCCCACCGTCGACATCCTGGTGAAGGACGCAACCGTCCAGGGGTCGAACGCGCCGACGTCTATCGCGAACGGCATTCACCATCTCGACCGCTCGGAGGACGTCGACGCCATCATTGTCGGTCGGGGCGGTGGGAGCGATTCGAACCTCCAGGCGTTCAACACCGAGCGGGTCGCGGAAGCGATCTTCACGACGAACACGCCGATCGTGACTGCCATCGGTCATACTGACGACCGACTGATCGCGGATCGGGTTGCGGATATGGCCGCGATCACGCCGACTGCCGCCGGCGAGTACATCGCGAAGTCCCGAAATGACTTCCTCGCCAGTGAGATCGAGCCGCTGGAGCAACAACTGGAGGCCGCCTACGAGACCTTCGAGCAGGAGCACGAACACGAACAGGAACTGGCCGAGGCAGTCGAGGAGGCGACGGCCCCCGAGGGCCTTCCGCCGGTCTACTACAAGGCCGCAATCGCCGTCCTCCTCCTGCTGCTGTTGCTCATCACCGCTCTCTGGTTAGGAGTGATCTGA
- the xseB gene encoding exodeoxyribonuclease VII small subunit produces the protein MAKDPDIKRRMDRVEEIIDQLDADEVSLEDGRELYDEGQELLAEIREQLQDGDGEVIEIE, from the coding sequence ATGGCGAAGGACCCCGACATCAAACGCCGGATGGACCGCGTCGAGGAGATCATCGACCAGCTCGATGCGGACGAGGTGTCGCTCGAGGACGGGCGTGAACTCTACGACGAGGGCCAGGAACTGCTAGCTGAAATCCGGGAACAGCTCCAAGACGGGGACGGCGAGGTCATCGAGATCGAGTGA